Proteins encoded in a region of the Podarcis muralis chromosome 2, rPodMur119.hap1.1, whole genome shotgun sequence genome:
- the LOC114592306 gene encoding uncharacterized protein LOC114592306 isoform X1, with the protein MASLEFPNVTIKLEDEDEMPWLPNNQGSEDIKNSPGDRSAGFPVPKTEVVRGGDPWIPEPVLEEKEIPADYGSELPDVIIKLEQEEVPYVPCRPVSEASVTFQAAHSGDGRDRIFMGEMPYYSGFGRSFGDKQGLIKHESQHPAEKPHKCSCCSKSFMKRSNLRTHERIHTGEKPFRCSECGNSFSDGSSLIRHKRKHTGEKPYSCSVCGKRFNQSSSLIRHERSHTEHRPYKCLECGKRFNQSSTLVRHERIHREQKLFKCPDCDKRFIQTASLLAHQRIHRGEKPYSCSVCDKGFLQRSNLLIHEMKHTGLKPFKCSDCGKGFNQNSSLVIHRRIHTGEKPYNCSHCRRPFSDKSSLNKHERAHRGDKPFKCSTCGKSFVRRSHLLTHERIHTGVKPFKCSDCGKSFSSRSHLIRHEGTHTGEKPYDCSFCGKSFNRKSNLTNHERTHTGEKPYRCSDCGKSFSDRSSLIKHERIHTGEKPYSCAACEKSFSDKSSLIRHERIHTEEKPYKCSDCGKGFNQSSSLIVHERTHTGEKPFKCSDCGKGFIRRTILNKHERTHTEEKQ; encoded by the exons ATGGCCTCTCTGG AGTTTCCTAACGTGACCATAAAGCTGGAAGACGAAGATGAGATGCCATGGCTCCCAAATAACCAGGGATCAGAGGATATTAAGAATTCCCCAGGCGACCGCTCAG CAGGATTCCCTGTTCCTAAAACTGAAGTGGTCCGTGGGGGAGATCCCTGGATCCCAGAGCCTGTTTTGGAAGAAaaagagatcccagcagactaCGGCTCGG AGCTTCCGGATGTGATAATTAAGTTGGAACAAGAAGAGGTGCCGTACGTTCCCTGCCGCCCGGTTTCGGAGGCCAGTGTGACATTCCAGGCGGCCCACTCAG GAGATGGACGCGACAGAATATTCATGGGAGAAATGCCATATTACTCAGGCTTTGGGAGAAGCTTCGGCGACAAACAAGGCCTTATCAAACACGAGAGCCAACACCCCGCAGAGAAACCGCACAAGTGTTCCTGCTGCTCTAAAAGCTTCATGAAAAGATCCAACCTTCGCACACATgagagaatccacacgggagaaAAGCCATTTCGGTGCTCCGAGTGCGGGAACAGCTTCAGCGACGGATCCAGCCTTATTCGGCATAAGCGGAAACACACGGGCGAGAAACCCTACAGTTGCTCAGTCTGTGGGAAACGGTTCAATCAGAGCTCCAGCCTTATCAGGCATGAGAGAAGCCACACTGAGCACAGGCCTTACAAATGCTTAGAGTGTGGCAAAAGATTCAACCAGAGTTCGACCTTGGTCAGACATGAGAGGATCCATAGAGAACAAAAACTCTTTAAATGTCCGGATTGCGACAAAAGATTTATTCAGACTGCGAGCCTCCTTGCACATCAGAGAATCCACCGGGGCGAAAAGCCGTATAGCTGCTCCGTGTGTGACAAGGGCTTTCTTCAGAGATCAAACCTCCTCATTCACGAGATGAAACACACCGGCTTGAAGCCGTTCAAATGTTCAGACTGTGGGAAAGGCTTCAATCAGAACTCGAGCCTTGTCATACACAGGAGAATCCACACCGGAGAAAAACCATACAATTGTTCCCACTGCAGGAGACCTTTCAGCGACAAATCGAGCCTTAACAAACACGAGAGAGCCCACAGAGGGGACAAGCCGTTTAAGTGCTCCACTTGCGGGAAAAGCTTTGTCCGGAGGTCGCACCTTCTCACACAcgagagaatccacacgggagtGAAGCCGTTCAAATGTTCGgactgcgggaaaagcttcagcaGCCGCTCGCATCTGATACGGCACGAGGGGActcacacgggcgagaagccctacgaTTGCTCTttctgcgggaagagcttcaaccGGAAGTCCAACCTGACGAATCACGAGAGGacgcacacgggagagaagccctatcGGTGCTCCgactgcgggaaaagcttcagcgACAGGTCGAGCCTCATCAAGCACGAgaggatccacacgggagagaagccctacagCTGCGCGGCCTGCGAGAAAAGCTTCAGCGACAAGTCGAGCCTCATCAGGCACGAGAGGATCCACACGGAGGAGAAGCCTTATAAATGCTCAGATTGCGGGAAGGGTTTCAACCAGAGCTCAAGCCTCATCGTCCACGAGAGaacccacacgggggagaagccgttCAAGTGCTCGGACTGCGGGAAAGGCTTCA
- the LOC114592306 gene encoding uncharacterized protein LOC114592306 isoform X2: MASLEFPNVTIKLEDEDEMPWLPNNQGSEDIKNSPGDRSGFPVPKTEVVRGGDPWIPEPVLEEKEIPADYGSELPDVIIKLEQEEVPYVPCRPVSEASVTFQAAHSGDGRDRIFMGEMPYYSGFGRSFGDKQGLIKHESQHPAEKPHKCSCCSKSFMKRSNLRTHERIHTGEKPFRCSECGNSFSDGSSLIRHKRKHTGEKPYSCSVCGKRFNQSSSLIRHERSHTEHRPYKCLECGKRFNQSSTLVRHERIHREQKLFKCPDCDKRFIQTASLLAHQRIHRGEKPYSCSVCDKGFLQRSNLLIHEMKHTGLKPFKCSDCGKGFNQNSSLVIHRRIHTGEKPYNCSHCRRPFSDKSSLNKHERAHRGDKPFKCSTCGKSFVRRSHLLTHERIHTGVKPFKCSDCGKSFSSRSHLIRHEGTHTGEKPYDCSFCGKSFNRKSNLTNHERTHTGEKPYRCSDCGKSFSDRSSLIKHERIHTGEKPYSCAACEKSFSDKSSLIRHERIHTEEKPYKCSDCGKGFNQSSSLIVHERTHTGEKPFKCSDCGKGFIRRTILNKHERTHTEEKQ, from the exons ATGGCCTCTCTGG AGTTTCCTAACGTGACCATAAAGCTGGAAGACGAAGATGAGATGCCATGGCTCCCAAATAACCAGGGATCAGAGGATATTAAGAATTCCCCAGGCGACCGCTCAG GATTCCCTGTTCCTAAAACTGAAGTGGTCCGTGGGGGAGATCCCTGGATCCCAGAGCCTGTTTTGGAAGAAaaagagatcccagcagactaCGGCTCGG AGCTTCCGGATGTGATAATTAAGTTGGAACAAGAAGAGGTGCCGTACGTTCCCTGCCGCCCGGTTTCGGAGGCCAGTGTGACATTCCAGGCGGCCCACTCAG GAGATGGACGCGACAGAATATTCATGGGAGAAATGCCATATTACTCAGGCTTTGGGAGAAGCTTCGGCGACAAACAAGGCCTTATCAAACACGAGAGCCAACACCCCGCAGAGAAACCGCACAAGTGTTCCTGCTGCTCTAAAAGCTTCATGAAAAGATCCAACCTTCGCACACATgagagaatccacacgggagaaAAGCCATTTCGGTGCTCCGAGTGCGGGAACAGCTTCAGCGACGGATCCAGCCTTATTCGGCATAAGCGGAAACACACGGGCGAGAAACCCTACAGTTGCTCAGTCTGTGGGAAACGGTTCAATCAGAGCTCCAGCCTTATCAGGCATGAGAGAAGCCACACTGAGCACAGGCCTTACAAATGCTTAGAGTGTGGCAAAAGATTCAACCAGAGTTCGACCTTGGTCAGACATGAGAGGATCCATAGAGAACAAAAACTCTTTAAATGTCCGGATTGCGACAAAAGATTTATTCAGACTGCGAGCCTCCTTGCACATCAGAGAATCCACCGGGGCGAAAAGCCGTATAGCTGCTCCGTGTGTGACAAGGGCTTTCTTCAGAGATCAAACCTCCTCATTCACGAGATGAAACACACCGGCTTGAAGCCGTTCAAATGTTCAGACTGTGGGAAAGGCTTCAATCAGAACTCGAGCCTTGTCATACACAGGAGAATCCACACCGGAGAAAAACCATACAATTGTTCCCACTGCAGGAGACCTTTCAGCGACAAATCGAGCCTTAACAAACACGAGAGAGCCCACAGAGGGGACAAGCCGTTTAAGTGCTCCACTTGCGGGAAAAGCTTTGTCCGGAGGTCGCACCTTCTCACACAcgagagaatccacacgggagtGAAGCCGTTCAAATGTTCGgactgcgggaaaagcttcagcaGCCGCTCGCATCTGATACGGCACGAGGGGActcacacgggcgagaagccctacgaTTGCTCTttctgcgggaagagcttcaaccGGAAGTCCAACCTGACGAATCACGAGAGGacgcacacgggagagaagccctatcGGTGCTCCgactgcgggaaaagcttcagcgACAGGTCGAGCCTCATCAAGCACGAgaggatccacacgggagagaagccctacagCTGCGCGGCCTGCGAGAAAAGCTTCAGCGACAAGTCGAGCCTCATCAGGCACGAGAGGATCCACACGGAGGAGAAGCCTTATAAATGCTCAGATTGCGGGAAGGGTTTCAACCAGAGCTCAAGCCTCATCGTCCACGAGAGaacccacacgggggagaagccgttCAAGTGCTCGGACTGCGGGAAAGGCTTCA